GCTCGCCGTCCGCAACTTACGGCTTGCACTGCGCAACCGCACCCATCTCGATCTCTTGCCGGCGCTCGCGCTGATCAAGACCGCAACCGACTGAGGGCAGTCACCATGCGCTTCGTTGAGACCTGGATTCCGGCAACGCTCGTCGAGACGCGCGATCTCGCCCCCGGCATCCGCGAATTCCTGATCCGCCCCGATCAGTTCGACGGCGCGGCCTATCCGGTCGGCAGCCATATCAATGTCAGCGTCACCATCGACGGCTCGCCGGAGACGCGGTCGTATTCGCTGGTCGGCGAAGCCACCTCGCGCGGCCTGCGCATCGCGGTGCGCCGCGCCGAGGATTCCCGCGGCGGCTCGCGCTACATGTGGCAGCTCGCGCCGGGCGCGCGGCTCGACATCACTCAGCCCGCCTCGTTGCTCGCAGTCGACTGGGCCCGCCAAAACTACTGCCTGATCGCCGGCGGCATCGGCATCACCCCGATCCTCGGCGCCGCCCAGGCACTGGCCCGGCGCGACGCAAATGTCACGCTGCATTATGCCATGCGCTCGCGCGGCGAGGCCGCCTATCTCGACGATCTCGGCGCGATGCTCGGCGATCGCCTGGTCGTGCATGCGAGCGACGAGGGCCAGCGGCTCGATCTCGACGCGCTGTTCGCGTCCTTGTCGCAAGGCTCGCTCGCGCTGTTCTGCGGCCCGATGCGGATGCTGGATGCCGCGCGCCATGCCTGGATCGGCGCCGGCCATCCGCTGCCCGATCTGCGCTACGAGACCTTCGGCTCCAGCGGCACGCTGCCGACCGAAACCTTTCGCGTGCGATTGAAGGACTCCAACGTCGAGCTCGAAATCCCGCGCGAGCGCTCGATGCTCGACGTGCTCAACGCCAGCGGACACGACGTCATGTACGATTGCAAGCGCGGCGAATGCGGCCTCTGCGCCATCGACGTCGTCGCTGTCGACGGCGAGATCGACCACCGCGACGTCTTCTTCAGCGACCATCAGAAACAGAGCAACCAGAAGATCTGCGCCTGCGTCTCCCGCGCGCGGGGCACCATCACCGTGGACACGCTGCTGCGGACGGATGCGGTCTAAGCAGGGCGTTCGGCCATCCATACGCCGCGCCTGAAAGCGGAGCCGCCCCACGATCCTTCAGCTATCAGGCGCGCTTCCCGCCGACCGAGATAAACGCCATGAGGCAGGGTTCCGGCAACGGGTTGCGCCAGCGATGGCGCGTTCCGTTCTGGACGATGCAGTCACCTTGGCGCAAATGGACCTTCTGCCCGTCGTCCAGTTCCAGCGTCATCTCGCCACGAACCACGACCCCGTAGTCGATGGTGTCCGACGTGTGCATTCCTGGCGTGCCGCGCTCGAAATGGTCTCCCATGCTGGGGATCTTCTCCGACATTTCCCTGAGCCCGCTCTCGAAAGTCACTCCAGGTGGCGGCTTCCAGCCTTCGGGACGCTTCGGCGGATACGAGATGAGACGAAACATCGTGCCGCCGGGGCCCGGGAAGGCTTTCGTTCCCTTCAACATCGGATCCGGCTCTCGGCCGGTGAGGTCTGGCACGCCCTCGGTCATATAGAGTTCGTAGAAAGTCAGTCCCGGATTTGCATCGATCTCAACCACCTTCGGCGTCACGTCGAAAGACTTCAGCACCGACTTGCCGGTCTGGTCGCGGCCGGTCAGCGCACGTCTTGGAGGCGGCAAATCACTCGAATCCCTTGCTTCGGCCGGGTGTGACATTCCGCCCAGCGCGCTGCCGGTCACCAGGACGGACAGCGCCTGCAACATGTGTCGCCGATGGCTGCCTTCGAATTGTTCGGAAGCTGGCTCCGCGTCATCCCGCGAGCTTTTCTTGTGCCGTTGCCACAAGCGCCAAAGGAAGCTGCTCACCATGCGGTATCCCCCGTTGGCCGCCGACAACCTGCCTTCACGGCCACAATCTAGGCGCGTAGGCATTGCAATGCTATTCGGCTTTGGTCGGGGATGCGCGCGTGTTGATGACGACCAGGCGGGGCGATGCTGGCCTTACGCTCGGAAGCTGACGTTCGTGAGCAAGCGCTCTTACGCCGCAAACGTCGCCCGAAGCTTCTTGGTCTCCAGCAGCGCCATTACGCCATCGGCCTGCACCGGCCGGCTGATCAGATAGCCCTGCACCTCGTCGCAACTGATCTGCCTGAGATATTCGAGCTGGTCCGCGGTCTCGACGCCCTCCGCGACCACGCCGATGCGCAGATCGCGCGCCAGCGAGATCACCGACTTCACGATCGCGGCGCAGTCGGGCTGCACCAGCATGTCGCGGATGAAGGACTGGTCGATCTTGATCCGGCTGAACGGCAGCTTGCGCAGGTAAGTCAGCGAGGAGAAGCCGGTGCCGAAATCGTCGAGCGCCACAGTGATGCCGAGCTCGAGCAGCGCATTCAGGATCGACGCCGCCGAGCCGTATTTCGACAGCAGCATCGATTCCGTGATCTCGATCTCGAGCCGGTCAGGGGCGACCTTGGCATCCGCCAGCGCCTGCACGATGGTCTGGAGAATGCTCGTGTTGTGAAACTGCGCCGCCGAAAAATTCACGGCGACGCGGATGTCCTCGGGCCAGTCCGCCAGCGTTGCACAGGCGCGGCGGATCACCCATTCGCCGATCTCGTGGATCAGCCCGGTCTCCTCGGCGATCGGGATGAACTCGCTCGGCGGCACGAGGCCGCGCGAGGGATGCTGCCAGCGCAGTAGCGCCTCGAAGCCGGTGATGCGGTTCTCGTCGAGATCGAGGAACGGCTGGAAGGCGAGGAACAGCTCGTTCCGTCCGACGGCGCCTGCGAGGTCCGATTGCAGCGCCTTGCGCTCGCGCGATGAGCGGTCGTCGCTGGCCTCGAAGAAGCACACGGTGCCCGGGCCGGCCTTCTTGGCGCGGTAGAGCGCAGTGTCGGCATTCTTCATGATGTCGAGCGCAGCGCTGCCGTCGCGCGGCGCCAGCACGATGCCGACGCTGGTCGCGCCGACGAACTGGCGGCCCTCGATCTGGAACGGCTCGGTGAAGGCGGCAACGAAGCGCTCGGCGATCTCGAGCGCGTCTTCGGGGCGCGCCAGATTGGCCATCAGCAGCGCGAACTCGTCGCCGCCGATGCGCGCGACGTGCTCGGCCGCGCGGGTGCAGCGTTGCAGGCGGCTTGCGACCTGGACCAGGAATTCGTCGCCGGCGGGATGGCCGAACTGGTCGTTGACCTCCTTGAAGCGGTCGAGGTCGAGCAGCAGCACCGCGAACTCCTCGCCGGACAAAGCGAGGCGCTTCAGGGCGGCATCGAGCGTCTCGTTGAAGGCGACGCGGTTGGGCAGCTGGGTCAGCGGGTCCTGCCGCACCGTGCGCTCGGCCTCGATCTGCCGCATCACGCGCCGCGCGAAGGCGAACGAATTCACGAACACGCCGCGCAGCAGCACGCTGCCATAGACCACGACGAGAAAGGCGATCAGCAGGAAGGCGAGGTCGCCGTTTCGTCCCAGGCAAATGGCGATCCCGATGAAGATAGGCGCGGTGAAAGCAATGGCCGCGATCGGAATGGTGGCGAAGGCCAGCGCGCCGCCGGCCAGCATGCCCGAGCAGAGACAGGTGATGACGAGCTGGCCGCCGGTCGAGGCATTGGCGAAGAAGGCGACCGGGACGATGCCCCAGGCGGTTCCGAGCACGAAGGCGTTGCGCACCAGCCGATGGATCGCCCGGCGCGAGACGAATTGCGGTTTCGTGATCCGGCGCGCGGCGCGGGATTGCAGGCCGAATGCGATCGCGGCGCCGGCGACAGCGACCGCCCAGATCAGGGCAGGGATACGGTCCGGCGACTGCCACAGCGCGATCGCTAGCACGACGGCGTTGCAGGCATTGGCTAGCATGATGCCGACGGAATAGCCGAGCACCAGCGACATTTGTTCGGCGCGGATATGGCCGGCCACGGCTTCGTCGGTTGCAGGACCGCCAAAGGCCGACAGATCGCCGGCAAACAGCCGCGCGAAATAGCTGGTCGTTTGAGTCCGCATTCCAGAGCCTAGCAGCATGAGCCGATTGTCCGGCTCGATCCGGAGAATTCGCCGTAAAGATTTGACGAACTATGAATTATCCACGCTTGCGAGGTCCGGCGTGATCACTTCTAGGTGGCAAAGATCGCATATCGATAACAAATCGATACAAATGCGGGCCCGCGCGTTACGGCTGTAACGGAAGGGCAATCTTCGCCACCATCTCCACTGCCATGCCCCGCCTAGTGCGCAATTGCGCACGGGGGCGGAGCATCCAGTACGCCGCGGTCTGCCGGTTCAATCACGACCGTCCCGGTGTACTGGATCGCCCGGTCAAGTGTTTAGTCCGGAGACGGATTGTCGGGGGAATGTTTGCGAGCTGGGACGACCGGGAGATCGAGCATCTTGTGCGCCTGATGCGCAAGCTCGCCGACGCGATGACCGCGCCGGGCGAACCGGGCTGAAAACGACTAGGAGGGGGGCGTCACCGCCCCAACTGCTTCGGGTCGTAATAGAACCGCTCTTCGATCAGCTCGTCGCCCCGCCAGGTCTGCCACGCGATCTCTTCCAGTGTGCGCGTGATGCCTTCGGCATTGGTGAAGCTGAAGATCCAGCGTGAGGCGACGTTGTCGCCTTCGATCAGGCTCGGGCCGACCCGCACGGCCTTGACCTCCTTGAAAGCGGCCAGCACGCCGCGCTCCTTCGCCGCCAGCTTGTCCCGGCCGACCGTCGGGGCCGCGTTGTTCTCGTAAGTGGCGACATCGGGCGTGTAGAATTGCTCGATCGCCCCGACGAAATCCCCATCCTCCAGACGCTGCGCAAAGGCTTCGACGACGTCACGGCTTGGCATGGCACACCTCACGAATGAAACCGACTGGCAGTCGGTAAATACCGACCGATAGTCGAAAAGTCAACTGGTGACCCGCGGAGAATTCGATTACAGCCAGATGAGTGAGACGCAGCTAGCGCTCAAGCGACGGTGCGTTCCCTCCCCCATTGCGGGGGAGGGCTAGGGAGAGGGGTAGCCCAGCAAAGAGCGCCAATTGTCGAAGATGCACGAGGCGGGTGCGCCCTCGATGGAATCCCCGTGTGGTACCCCTCTCCCTGCCCCTCCCCGCAAGGGGGAGGGAACGGAGAGACCGCCGCCGATCGCCGAACTCTCTTCGACTTCAACCCATCACGCGATAAACGAGACCCATGGCAAAACAGGCGGAGCGGCGGGCGGCGACGACGGAGGCGATCCTGACGGCGGCGCGCCGGCTGTTCGGAACGCACGGCTTTGCCGCCACCACCATGGACGAGATTGCGGAGGCTGCCGGCATCGCCAAGGGCGCGGTCTATCATCACTTCAAGACCAAGGAAGCGGTGTTCGAAGCCGTGTTTGATCTTGTCTCGCGCGATCTCGTTGCCGAGATCGACAGGGCCGCGCGGGCGGAGAAGGACGTGCTCGCCGCGATGGTCGCTGGCACCCAGCATTATTTTGCCGCGACCGCCAAGGGAGCGACCGGCCAGATCATCCTGCGCGACGGCCCGGCCGTGCTCGGCTGGGAGCGCTGGCGCGAGATCGACGCGCAGCATTTTGGCGGCAAGATGCCGCGCGCACTCTCGGCCGCGATGGAGGCCGGCCTGATCGGACGCCAGCCGGTCGAGCCGCTGGCGCGGCTGCTGCTCGGCGCGGTGACGGAGGCCGCGGTCGCCTGCGCCGGACGCGCCGACATCGCAAGGGCCGGCGCGGAATATGCCCGTGCGTTCAGATCGCTGGTCGAGGCGCTGCGTCTGCGCGCATGATTGTGCTAGTGACGAAACGGAAACGCCCACACCAACAAAAAGAACAGTAGCGCATGAACGCAAATTCCGCCCTCACACGGTCCGATACTGAGTTCGATTACATCATCGTCGGCGCCGGCTCGGCCGGCTGCGTGCTCGCCAACCGCCTGTCGGCGAACGGCAAGCACAGCGTGCTGCTGCTCGAGGCCGGTCCGAAGGATTCCAACATCTGGATCCACGTGCCGCTCGGCTACGGAAAGCTGTTCAAGGAGAAGACCGTCAACTGGATGTACCAGACCGAGCCGGAGCCCGAGCTGAAGGGACGGCAAGTGTTTCAGCCGCGTGGAAAAACGCTGGGCGGCTCGAGCTCGATCAACGGCCTGCTCTATGTCCGCGGCCAGCACGAGGACTATGACCGCTGGCGCCAGCACGGCAATGCCGGCTGGGGCTATGACGACGTGCTGCCCTATTTCAAGAAGGCCGAGAACCAGACGCGCGGCGCCGATCAGTATCACGGCACGGGCGGGCCGCTGCCGGTGTCCAACATGATCGTGACCGATCCGCTGTCGAAGGCTTTCATCGACGCCGCGGTCGAGACCGGTCTGCCCTATAACCCTGACTTCAACGGCGCGACGCAGGAAGGCGTCGGCCTGTTTCAGACCACGACGCGCAACGGCCGGCGCGCGTCCACAGCGGTGGCCTATCTCGGTCCGGCGAAGACCCGCAGCAACCTCAAGATCGAGACCGAAGCGCTCGGCCAGCGCGTGCTGTTCGAGGGCCGCCGCGCCGTCGGCGTCGCGTACCGCCAGGGCGCGACCGTCCGCCGCGCGCGGGCGCGGAAGGAGGTCGTGTTGTCGAGCGGCGCCTACAACTCGCCGCAGCTCTTGCAGCTCTCCGGCGTCGGCCCCGCCGATCTCCTGCGCAAGCATGGCATCGATGTCGTGCTCGACGCAGCTGGCGTCGGCCACGACCTCCAGGACCACATGCAGGTCCGCATCGTGATGCGCTGCTCGCAGCAGATCACGCTCAACGACACCGTCAATCATCCGCTCCGCCGCACGCTGGCCGGCGCGCGCTACGCGCTGTTCCGGAAAGGCTGGCTGACGATCGCGGCCGGCACGGCCGGCGCCTTCTTCAAGACCAATCCACGGCTGGCCTCGCCGGACATCCAGGTCCACTTCCTGCCGTTCTCGACCGACAAGATGGGCGAGAGGCTGCATGATTTTTCCGGCTTCACCGCGTCGGTGTGCCAGCTCCGCCCCGAGAGCCGCGGCTCCCTGCGGATCCGAAGCGCGGACCCGACCGTGCCGCCGGAGATCCGCATCAACTACATGTCGACCGAGACCGACCGCACCACCAACGTCGAAGGCATCAAGATCCTGCGCAAAATCTTGAATGCGCCGGCCCTGAAGCCGTTCGTGGTGAACGAGTACGATCCCGGCGCGAAGGTATCCACGGATGCCGAGATCCTGGATTATTGCCGCGACCGCGGCAGCACCATCTACCATCCGACCTCGACCTGTCGTATGGGCAACGACGCGCTCGCGGTGGTGGACCAACGGCTGAAGGTAAGGGGGCTCGACGGCCTTCGCGTCGTTGACGGCTCGGTCATGCCGGACCTCGTCTCGGGGAACACCAACGCGCCGATCATCATGATCGCCGAAAAGGCGTCGGACATGATATTGGAGGATGCGCGCTAAATTCGCGCATTGAAAGGACTTGGACTTGGCTACGCGATTCAAGATCGGCACCCGCAAGAGCGCGATGGCGCTGGCGCAGACGGAGGAGATTGCGCGTCGCCTGAGCGCGGCCATGCCCGATCTCGAGGTCGAGATCGTCAAGTTCGACACCACGGGCGATCTCGACCAGACCAGCAAGCTGCTGCCGCATGGCGGCAAGGGCGGCGCCTTCGTGGCGCAGATCCGCGCCGCCGTGCTGTCGGGAGAACTTCAGGCCGCGATGCATTCGCTGAAGGACATGCCGGGCAATGAAGACACGCCCGGTCTCGTCATCGGCGCCACGCTATCGCGCGATCCGCCCGGCGATGCGCTAGTGCTGCGCGAGGGCGTGACGCTGGAAGCGCTGCGTCAGTCCCGCGGCAAGGGTTTCAAGATCGGCACCAATGCCGTTCGCCGGGCCGCCTATGCGCGGCGGCTGTTTCCGGATGTCGAGGTGATCCACTTCCGCGGCGCTGCCGACACGCGCGTGCGAAAACTCGACAATGGCGAGAAGCAGAAGCTGCCAGATGGCGGCGCGGTAGGGCCCGCGGATGCGCTGATCATGGCACGCTCGGGCCTCGACCGCGTCGGTCTTGCGCATCGCATCGCCTACGAATTCTCCGCGGCGGAGATGTTGCCCGCGGCGGGGCAGGGCATCGTCGCCGTCGAATGCGCCGCGCAGGACTGGCAGACGCGGCAAATTCTGTCATCGATCGACGATCCCGCCGCGCACGCCTCTGCCGATGCCGAGCGCGAGGTGCTGTGGGTCCTCAACGGCCACTGCAATTCGCCTGTTGCGGGCTTCTCGACCATATCGGCCGATCAGATGTCACTCACCGCCTCCGTGCTCGACCTCTCCGGCAACACCATCATCGAAGCTTCGCACACGGGCCCTGCCAATCGCCCGCGTGAGCTCGGCCGTGCGGTGGGTCTGGATCTCTTGGCGAAGGGCGCCGCCGAGATCATCGAGCGCAGCCGGCCGCGCTAGGCTCTCGGCTAACCGGTCGCTTGGGTGATGATGGCATTATGCGCCTGTTTTGCCCGACGGGTCAAATCTTATTCGGAAAGGACGAATATCCGCGCGGGGGGAATTCTTCAATGATTCCTACTGTGCATGGGGTTGTTTTCGCGGTTTTTTATCGGAGCCGACCACAAAGGGGGCGTCATGCCCGGGCTTGTGCCGGGCATCCACGTTCTTGGTGCCGAGTGGTCAGGCGTGGATGGCCGGGACAAGCCCGGCCATGACGGCGTGGAAAGAGTCCCTCTACCCCCGCACCCGCTTGATCATCTGCTCGACATGGGCGATCGGCGTCTCCGGCTGGATGCCGTGGCCGAGATTGAAGATCAGCCGCCCTTGCGCAAAGTTCGCCAGCACGTTGTCGACGGCACGATCGAGCGGGGCGCCACCTGATATCAGCACCAGCGGATCGAGATTGCCCTGCACGGCGACACGGCTCTGCACGCGCTCGCGGATGAAGGCGGGCTCCGCGGTCCAGTCGATGCTGACCGCGTTGACGCCGGTGGCCTCGACGTAACCGGGCAGTTGCGCAGCAGCGCCGCGGGGAAAGCCGATGATCTTCGCATCCGGCACCTTTGCGCGCACGCCCGCGACGATGCGCCGCGTCGGCTCGGTTGACCAGCGCGCGAACTCGGCCGGCGGCAGCACGCCGGCCCAGGTGTCGAAGATCTGCAACGCGTTGGCGCCGGCCTCGAGCTGCTTCAGCAGATATTCGATCGAGCTCTCCACGAGCACGTCGATGATCTTCGCAAACGCTTCCGGATGCCGGTAGGCCATCATCCGGGCCGGCGCCTGGTCGGGCGTGCCGTGGCCGGCGACCATGTAGGTCGCAACCGTCCACGGCGCGCCGCAGAAGCCGATCAGCGCGGTCTTGGGATCGAGCGCACCGCGCACGAGCTTGAGCGCCTCGAACACCGGCGTGAGCTTCCCGAGGTCCGCCTGTGCGGCGAGCGTTGCGACTTTCGCCGGATCATCGAGCGGCTCCAGCCGCGGACCTTCGCCGACCTCGAAACGTACCGAGCGGCCGAGCGCGTAGGGGATCACGAGGATGTCGGAGAAGATGATTGCCGCATCAAAGCCGAACCTGCGGATCGGTTGCAGCGTCACTTCGGCGGCGAGCTCCGGGTTGAAGCAGAGATCGAGGAAGCCGCCTGCCTTGGCGCGCACCTCGCGATACTCAGGCAGATAGCGGCCGGCCTGCCGCATCATCCACATGGGCGGGATGGCTTGGCGCTGGCCGGAGAGGACGTCGATGAAAGGTTTCGTCGCAGGCTGGGGCACGAATGGTCCTGAAGCAGGTTATCGCCCCTGATACACCGCGGCGGCCCCGAGCGGAACAGGGGAACCAGCGCAATCGGGCCGCGTTGACCAGCCAACGGAGGAGATCATGGCTGAGACATTCAATCCCGCGCCGCACGACAAGCACGCCGACGATCTGCGCGAGGCGCTCGTCGCCGATCGTCACGCCAAGCTCGACACCGGGCTCGAGGGTACCTTCCCGGCATCCGATCCCGTCAGCGCCGCCCAGCCGACGCCTTCGAAGGCCGACGCGGACGCCGACAATCCCTCGCTCTGGGACAAGGTTAAGGCGATCTTCAGCTAGCGGTAAGGGGCGCCGGATTCCGATAGGTTCGCTAATGTCTTGTTAGCGATGCATCGATCCCGGCGTCCGTACGACTACGGGAAACCGGGGGTATGGCGGCGTATTCCGCCAATCGTTTCAGAGTTCAATAACAGAAGCGGCAGAGGTTCCCGGCGATCGGAGAACCCTGCCGCATGAACGCCGTTGCCCAAAGAGCCGGATGGAGCCGCCTGCCGCTGCGCGCGGCGGCTTTCGTCGTGCTCACTTGCGCGACCATCCTCGGCGTCAGCGGCTGGCGCGAATGGGCCGCGCGCGATGCGGTGCTCAAGGGCGCCGAGACCGAGATGGCGAATGTCGCGCGCTCGCTGACCCAGCATGCCGAGGATAGCCTCGATCTGCTGGATTCCGGCGTCGTCGGCGTCGTCAGCCGGCTCGAGATGGACGGCACCGAGCCGGCCACGATCGCCAAGCTCAGAAGCCTGCTGGAGGCGCGCAAGAAGGCGATGGAGCGCGTCCACAGTCTCGCCATCATCGACGACCAGGGCAATTGGCTGACCTCGCCCGGCACGATCTCCTCGACGCTCAGCGACGATGCGTTCTTCCGCCATCATCAGCTCTCGCCGAAGCGCGAGCCGTTCGTCGGCCACCCCGTGAAGAGCCAGCTCGACGGTGAATGGGTCGTCACCCTGTCGCGCCGCTTCAACAAGCCGGACGGCAGCTTTGGCGGCGTCGTGCTCGCGACCATCAGCTCGCGCTATCTCTCGCACTTCTACGAGCAGTTCGAGATCGGCCGCAACAGCTCCGTGGCATTGATGCACGGCGAGGGCACGATCATCGCGCGCAACCCGCACAAC
The genomic region above belongs to Bradyrhizobium arachidis and contains:
- a CDS encoding nuclear transport factor 2 family protein; its protein translation is MPSRDVVEAFAQRLEDGDFVGAIEQFYTPDVATYENNAAPTVGRDKLAAKERGVLAAFKEVKAVRVGPSLIEGDNVASRWIFSFTNAEGITRTLEEIAWQTWRGDELIEERFYYDPKQLGR
- a CDS encoding GMC family oxidoreductase, whose amino-acid sequence is MNANSALTRSDTEFDYIIVGAGSAGCVLANRLSANGKHSVLLLEAGPKDSNIWIHVPLGYGKLFKEKTVNWMYQTEPEPELKGRQVFQPRGKTLGGSSSINGLLYVRGQHEDYDRWRQHGNAGWGYDDVLPYFKKAENQTRGADQYHGTGGPLPVSNMIVTDPLSKAFIDAAVETGLPYNPDFNGATQEGVGLFQTTTRNGRRASTAVAYLGPAKTRSNLKIETEALGQRVLFEGRRAVGVAYRQGATVRRARARKEVVLSSGAYNSPQLLQLSGVGPADLLRKHGIDVVLDAAGVGHDLQDHMQVRIVMRCSQQITLNDTVNHPLRRTLAGARYALFRKGWLTIAAGTAGAFFKTNPRLASPDIQVHFLPFSTDKMGERLHDFSGFTASVCQLRPESRGSLRIRSADPTVPPEIRINYMSTETDRTTNVEGIKILRKILNAPALKPFVVNEYDPGAKVSTDAEILDYCRDRGSTIYHPTSTCRMGNDALAVVDQRLKVRGLDGLRVVDGSVMPDLVSGNTNAPIIMIAEKASDMILEDAR
- the hemE gene encoding uroporphyrinogen decarboxylase, yielding MPQPATKPFIDVLSGQRQAIPPMWMMRQAGRYLPEYREVRAKAGGFLDLCFNPELAAEVTLQPIRRFGFDAAIIFSDILVIPYALGRSVRFEVGEGPRLEPLDDPAKVATLAAQADLGKLTPVFEALKLVRGALDPKTALIGFCGAPWTVATYMVAGHGTPDQAPARMMAYRHPEAFAKIIDVLVESSIEYLLKQLEAGANALQIFDTWAGVLPPAEFARWSTEPTRRIVAGVRAKVPDAKIIGFPRGAAAQLPGYVEATGVNAVSIDWTAEPAFIRERVQSRVAVQGNLDPLVLISGGAPLDRAVDNVLANFAQGRLIFNLGHGIQPETPIAHVEQMIKRVRG
- the hemC gene encoding hydroxymethylbilane synthase, which codes for MATRFKIGTRKSAMALAQTEEIARRLSAAMPDLEVEIVKFDTTGDLDQTSKLLPHGGKGGAFVAQIRAAVLSGELQAAMHSLKDMPGNEDTPGLVIGATLSRDPPGDALVLREGVTLEALRQSRGKGFKIGTNAVRRAAYARRLFPDVEVIHFRGAADTRVRKLDNGEKQKLPDGGAVGPADALIMARSGLDRVGLAHRIAYEFSAAEMLPAAGQGIVAVECAAQDWQTRQILSSIDDPAAHASADAEREVLWVLNGHCNSPVAGFSTISADQMSLTASVLDLSGNTIIEASHTGPANRPRELGRAVGLDLLAKGAAEIIERSRPR
- a CDS encoding PDR/VanB family oxidoreductase is translated as MRFVETWIPATLVETRDLAPGIREFLIRPDQFDGAAYPVGSHINVSVTIDGSPETRSYSLVGEATSRGLRIAVRRAEDSRGGSRYMWQLAPGARLDITQPASLLAVDWARQNYCLIAGGIGITPILGAAQALARRDANVTLHYAMRSRGEAAYLDDLGAMLGDRLVVHASDEGQRLDLDALFASLSQGSLALFCGPMRMLDAARHAWIGAGHPLPDLRYETFGSSGTLPTETFRVRLKDSNVELEIPRERSMLDVLNASGHDVMYDCKRGECGLCAIDVVAVDGEIDHRDVFFSDHQKQSNQKICACVSRARGTITVDTLLRTDAV
- a CDS encoding putative bifunctional diguanylate cyclase/phosphodiesterase, which translates into the protein MRTQTTSYFARLFAGDLSAFGGPATDEAVAGHIRAEQMSLVLGYSVGIMLANACNAVVLAIALWQSPDRIPALIWAVAVAGAAIAFGLQSRAARRITKPQFVSRRAIHRLVRNAFVLGTAWGIVPVAFFANASTGGQLVITCLCSGMLAGGALAFATIPIAAIAFTAPIFIGIAICLGRNGDLAFLLIAFLVVVYGSVLLRGVFVNSFAFARRVMRQIEAERTVRQDPLTQLPNRVAFNETLDAALKRLALSGEEFAVLLLDLDRFKEVNDQFGHPAGDEFLVQVASRLQRCTRAAEHVARIGGDEFALLMANLARPEDALEIAERFVAAFTEPFQIEGRQFVGATSVGIVLAPRDGSAALDIMKNADTALYRAKKAGPGTVCFFEASDDRSSRERKALQSDLAGAVGRNELFLAFQPFLDLDENRITGFEALLRWQHPSRGLVPPSEFIPIAEETGLIHEIGEWVIRRACATLADWPEDIRVAVNFSAAQFHNTSILQTIVQALADAKVAPDRLEIEITESMLLSKYGSAASILNALLELGITVALDDFGTGFSSLTYLRKLPFSRIKIDQSFIRDMLVQPDCAAIVKSVISLARDLRIGVVAEGVETADQLEYLRQISCDEVQGYLISRPVQADGVMALLETKKLRATFAA
- a CDS encoding cupin domain-containing protein, whose amino-acid sequence is MVSSFLWRLWQRHKKSSRDDAEPASEQFEGSHRRHMLQALSVLVTGSALGGMSHPAEARDSSDLPPPRRALTGRDQTGKSVLKSFDVTPKVVEIDANPGLTFYELYMTEGVPDLTGREPDPMLKGTKAFPGPGGTMFRLISYPPKRPEGWKPPPGVTFESGLREMSEKIPSMGDHFERGTPGMHTSDTIDYGVVVRGEMTLELDDGQKVHLRQGDCIVQNGTRHRWRNPLPEPCLMAFISVGGKRA
- a CDS encoding TetR/AcrR family transcriptional regulator, whose translation is MAKQAERRAATTEAILTAARRLFGTHGFAATTMDEIAEAAGIAKGAVYHHFKTKEAVFEAVFDLVSRDLVAEIDRAARAEKDVLAAMVAGTQHYFAATAKGATGQIILRDGPAVLGWERWREIDAQHFGGKMPRALSAAMEAGLIGRQPVEPLARLLLGAVTEAAVACAGRADIARAGAEYARAFRSLVEALRLRA